A single Streptomyces mirabilis DNA region contains:
- the nirB gene encoding nitrite reductase large subunit NirB, translating to MSTDTTMTTAANATDGSAHTIVLVGHGMVGQRFLEALAERGLTATHRVVVLCEEPRPAYDRVRLTSYFSGRTPEELSLTDAEFITAHGIELHLGDPAETIDREARQVTARSGLVITYDTLVLATGSYPFVPPVPGKDAGGCFVYRTIEDLLAIEEYAKARATTGAVVGGGLLGLEAAGALKGLGLTTHIVEFAPRLMPVQVDEGGGAALLRTIQDMGLTVHTGTGTQEIVTGDDGAVTGMKLSDGSELPTDLVVFSAGVRPRDQLARDTGLTVGERGGITVDDQCRTSDPHVFAIGECALASDGRVYGLVAPGYEMAETAAATIAADEASFTGADLSTKLKLLGVDVASFGDAHGATSDCLDVVYSDSRSGTYKKLVIGRDGELLGGILVGDAEAYGTLRAFTGSVPPIAPEQLVLPAGAGAPVALGPSALPDSAVICSCHNVTKGTVRGAVTEHSCTTVPEVKKCTKAGTGCGSCVKVLGQLVNEELEASGVEVDHGLCGCFSQTREELYEIALALRIPSFQVLLDRYGREGARGGEGCEVCKPAVASIIASLAPTIGASGYVLDGEQAALQDTNDHFLANLQKNGSYSIVPRIPGGEITPEKLIVIGEVARDFGLYTKITGGQRIDLFGARVEQLPLIWARLVDAGFESGHAYGKSLRTVKSCVGQTWCRYGVQDSVRMAIDLELRYRGLRSPHKLKSAVSGCARECAEAQSKDFGIIATAAGWNLYVGGNGGATPRHADLLAQDLSDAELVRLIDRFLMFYIRTADRLERTSTWLERIPGGLDHVREVVVEDSLGICEELESLMSAHVAAYRDEWAETINDPEKLARFVSFVNAPDTPDPVVGFVPERDQIKPDLPLLSIGRRPSEALEGSAQR from the coding sequence ATGTCCACGGACACGACGATGACGACGGCGGCGAACGCCACCGACGGCAGCGCGCACACCATCGTGCTCGTCGGCCATGGCATGGTCGGCCAGCGCTTCCTCGAAGCGCTCGCCGAACGCGGCCTGACCGCCACGCACCGTGTGGTCGTGCTGTGCGAGGAGCCGCGCCCGGCGTACGACCGCGTCCGGCTCACCTCGTACTTCTCGGGCCGCACTCCGGAGGAACTCTCCCTCACCGACGCCGAGTTCATCACCGCGCACGGCATCGAACTGCACCTCGGCGACCCGGCGGAGACGATCGACCGGGAGGCCAGGCAGGTCACGGCGCGCTCGGGTCTGGTCATCACGTACGACACCCTGGTCCTCGCCACCGGCTCGTACCCCTTCGTCCCGCCGGTGCCCGGCAAGGACGCCGGGGGCTGCTTCGTGTACCGCACCATCGAGGACCTGCTCGCCATCGAGGAGTACGCGAAGGCGAGGGCGACGACCGGTGCGGTGGTCGGCGGCGGCCTGCTCGGACTCGAAGCCGCGGGCGCGCTGAAGGGGCTCGGACTGACCACGCACATCGTGGAGTTCGCGCCGCGTCTGATGCCCGTGCAGGTCGACGAGGGCGGCGGCGCGGCGCTCCTGCGCACCATCCAGGACATGGGCCTGACCGTGCACACGGGCACGGGCACCCAGGAGATCGTCACCGGCGACGACGGCGCCGTGACCGGGATGAAGCTCTCCGACGGCTCCGAACTCCCCACGGATCTCGTGGTGTTCTCGGCCGGCGTCCGCCCGCGCGACCAGCTCGCCCGCGACACCGGGCTCACGGTCGGCGAGCGTGGCGGCATCACGGTCGACGACCAGTGCCGCACCTCGGACCCGCACGTGTTCGCGATCGGCGAGTGCGCCCTCGCCTCGGACGGCCGGGTGTACGGCCTGGTCGCGCCCGGCTACGAGATGGCCGAGACGGCCGCCGCGACGATCGCCGCGGACGAGGCCAGCTTCACGGGCGCCGACCTCTCCACGAAGCTGAAGCTGCTCGGCGTCGACGTCGCGTCCTTCGGCGACGCGCACGGCGCCACCTCCGACTGCCTCGACGTCGTCTACTCCGACTCGCGCTCGGGCACGTACAAGAAGCTGGTCATCGGCCGTGACGGCGAACTGCTCGGCGGCATCCTCGTCGGCGACGCGGAGGCGTACGGCACCCTGCGGGCCTTCACCGGCTCCGTGCCGCCGATCGCCCCCGAGCAACTGGTGCTCCCGGCGGGCGCGGGCGCCCCGGTCGCGCTCGGCCCCTCCGCGCTCCCCGACTCCGCGGTCATCTGCTCCTGCCACAACGTCACCAAGGGCACGGTCCGCGGCGCGGTCACCGAGCACTCCTGCACCACCGTGCCCGAGGTCAAGAAGTGCACCAAGGCTGGTACGGGCTGCGGGAGTTGCGTCAAGGTCCTCGGCCAGCTCGTCAACGAGGAGCTGGAGGCGAGCGGCGTCGAGGTCGACCACGGACTGTGCGGCTGCTTCTCCCAGACCCGCGAGGAGCTGTACGAGATCGCCCTCGCGCTGCGCATCCCCTCCTTCCAGGTCCTGCTGGACCGCTACGGCCGTGAGGGCGCCCGGGGCGGCGAGGGCTGCGAGGTCTGCAAGCCGGCCGTCGCCTCGATCATCGCCTCCCTCGCCCCGACCATCGGCGCCAGCGGCTATGTCCTGGACGGCGAGCAGGCGGCCCTCCAGGACACCAACGACCATTTCCTCGCCAACCTCCAGAAGAACGGCTCGTATTCGATCGTGCCGCGCATCCCCGGCGGCGAGATCACCCCGGAGAAGCTGATCGTGATCGGCGAGGTGGCCCGGGACTTCGGTCTCTACACGAAGATCACGGGCGGCCAGCGCATCGACCTGTTCGGCGCGCGGGTCGAGCAACTCCCCCTCATCTGGGCAAGGCTGGTGGACGCGGGCTTCGAGTCGGGCCACGCCTACGGAAAGTCCCTGCGCACGGTCAAATCCTGCGTCGGCCAGACCTGGTGCCGCTACGGCGTCCAGGACTCCGTCCGCATGGCCATCGACCTGGAGCTGCGCTACCGGGGGCTGCGCTCCCCGCACAAGCTCAAGTCGGCGGTCTCCGGATGCGCCCGCGAGTGCGCCGAGGCCCAGTCCAAGGACTTCGGCATCATCGCCACAGCCGCCGGCTGGAACCTGTACGTCGGCGGCAACGGCGGCGCCACCCCGCGCCACGCGGACCTGCTCGCGCAGGACCTCTCGGACGCCGAACTCGTCCGCCTGATCGACCGGTTCCTGATGTTCTACATCCGCACCGCGGACCGCCTGGAGCGCACGTCGACCTGGCTGGAGCGGATTCCGGGCGGCCTGGACCACGTACGCGAGGTGGTCGTGGAGGACTCACTCGGCATCTGCGAGGAACTGGAGTCGCTGATGTCCGCGCATGTCGCCGCCTACCGCGACGAGTGGGCCGAGACCATCAACGACCCCGAGAAACTGGCCCGGTTCGTGTCCTTCGTGAACGCCCCGGACACCCCCGACCCGGTCGTCGGTTTCGTCCCCGAGCGCGACCAGATCAAGCCGGACCTGCCGCTGCTGAGCATCGGCCGCCGCCCCTCGGAAGCCCTGGAAGGAAGCGCCCAGCGATGA